A genomic window from Chloroflexia bacterium SDU3-3 includes:
- a CDS encoding SDR family oxidoreductase, giving the protein MQSTLAGKVALVAGGTRGAGRGIAVELGAAGATVYVTGRSTRAARSEYDRPETIEETAELVAQAGGTGIAVQVDHLDPEQVRRLIERIDAEQGRLDLLVNDIWGGELLFEWDKPLWEHSLERGLRLLHLAVDTHLITSHFALPLLLRRPGGLVVEMTDGTAEYNASTYRVSAFYDLAKAAVLRLAWAQAQELGPRGATALALTPGWMRSEIMLETFGVTEERWRDATVGEPHFAISETTRYVGRAVAALAADPEVARWNGQSLSSGQLAQVYGFTDLDGSRPDAWRYLVEVQDAGRPADTTGYR; this is encoded by the coding sequence ATGCAGAGCACGCTTGCGGGCAAGGTGGCACTGGTGGCCGGGGGCACGCGCGGGGCCGGGCGCGGCATCGCGGTGGAGCTGGGCGCGGCGGGCGCGACCGTGTATGTGACCGGCAGGAGCACCCGCGCCGCCCGATCGGAGTACGACCGCCCCGAGACGATCGAGGAGACGGCGGAGCTGGTAGCGCAGGCGGGCGGCACTGGCATCGCCGTGCAAGTCGACCACCTGGACCCCGAGCAGGTGCGGCGGCTGATCGAGCGCATCGACGCCGAGCAGGGGCGGCTCGACCTGCTGGTGAACGATATCTGGGGCGGCGAGCTGCTATTCGAGTGGGACAAGCCGCTCTGGGAGCACTCGCTAGAGCGCGGGCTGCGCCTGCTGCACCTGGCCGTGGACACCCACCTGATCACCAGCCACTTCGCGCTGCCGCTGCTGCTGCGCCGTCCCGGCGGCCTGGTGGTGGAGATGACGGACGGCACCGCCGAGTACAACGCCAGCACCTACCGCGTGTCGGCCTTCTACGACCTAGCCAAGGCGGCGGTGCTGCGCCTGGCATGGGCGCAGGCCCAGGAGCTTGGCCCGCGCGGCGCGACGGCCCTGGCCCTGACGCCCGGCTGGATGCGCTCGGAGATCATGCTGGAGACCTTCGGCGTGACCGAGGAGCGCTGGCGCGACGCGACGGTGGGCGAGCCGCACTTCGCCATCTCCGAGACCACGCGCTATGTGGGCCGCGCCGTGGCCGCCCTGGCCGCCGACCCCGAGGTGGCGCGCTGGAACGGCCAGTCGCTCTCCAGCGGGCAGCTGGCCCAGGTCTACGGCTTTACGGACCTGGATGGGTCGCGCCCCGACGCCTGGCGCTACCTCGTCGAGGTGCAGGACGCGGGCCGGCCCGCCGACACCACCGGCTACCGCTAG
- a CDS encoding ketoacyl-ACP synthase III: protein MIPCMIAGLGSYLPSRRVPNEELEQCFDIPPNWIERATGVVARRYAGDETTAGMAASAARMALERAGMTVRDLDAIIGASTAPQQAIPCTAALVQRELGAPEGQSACFDVNATCLSFMFALQTAALLVQSGMYRSILVFSSEIGSRSLNPCEHESLVLFGDAAAAAIVTAAEPGAATGLHLARFATHSSGADLTRILGGGTLHHPNDPATLPEMNMFHMRGLAVFKQAARQIEPFLNQFFADLGWDRGELDLVIPHQASGHAVNLLTSRLGFREDQVFINLPERGNCIAASIPLALAEADQAGRLRRGQRVLLVGTGAGLTLGAVAMTY, encoded by the coding sequence ATGATCCCCTGCATGATTGCTGGCCTCGGCTCCTACCTCCCCTCGCGCCGTGTGCCCAACGAGGAGCTGGAGCAGTGCTTCGACATCCCGCCCAACTGGATCGAGCGGGCCACCGGCGTGGTGGCGCGGCGCTACGCGGGCGACGAGACCACCGCCGGCATGGCGGCCTCGGCGGCGCGGATGGCGCTGGAGCGCGCGGGCATGACCGTGCGCGACCTGGATGCGATCATCGGGGCCTCGACCGCGCCGCAGCAGGCCATTCCATGCACCGCCGCGCTGGTGCAGCGCGAGCTGGGCGCGCCCGAGGGCCAGAGCGCCTGCTTCGATGTGAACGCCACCTGCCTGAGCTTCATGTTTGCGCTGCAGACGGCGGCGCTGCTGGTGCAGAGCGGGATGTACCGCAGCATCCTGGTGTTCAGCAGCGAGATCGGTTCGCGCTCGCTGAACCCGTGCGAGCACGAGAGCCTGGTGCTGTTCGGCGACGCCGCCGCCGCCGCCATCGTTACCGCCGCCGAGCCGGGCGCGGCCACGGGGCTGCATCTGGCGCGCTTCGCCACCCACAGCAGCGGGGCCGACCTGACCCGTATCCTGGGCGGTGGCACGCTGCACCACCCCAACGACCCGGCCACGCTGCCCGAGATGAACATGTTCCACATGCGCGGGCTGGCGGTGTTCAAGCAGGCGGCCCGCCAGATCGAGCCGTTCCTCAACCAGTTTTTTGCCGACCTGGGCTGGGATCGCGGCGAGCTGGATCTGGTCATCCCCCATCAGGCCAGCGGCCACGCGGTGAACCTGCTGACCAGCCGCCTGGGCTTCCGCGAGGATCAGGTGTTCATCAACCTGCCCGAGCGCGGCAACTGCATCGCCGCCTCCATCCCGCTGGCCCTGGCCGAGGCCGATCAGGCCGGGCGGCTGCGGCGCGGCCAGCGGGTGCTGCTGGTGGGCACCGGCGCTGGCCTCACGCTCGGCGCTGTGGCGATGACCTACTGA
- a CDS encoding GNAT family N-acetyltransferase: MIAQPLVARYDAATIDTLEWPDTPDGRYARSVLAPMVRHGPAHLIANAQAEVQVLRVGDALLPLVLANAAASPQSYVCSPTVHYIDYACREVELELGGRPLARAVFPSLLRLLRIPLGWAQFEQVVYVNNWLLSTNLYPALPLDALPAVRDALAAAFPDRAIVFRSVSDMLGEPLRGRLARLGFRGVFSRQVYLLDPRDGGYARKKSFQKDRSLARRSPYQWGAAQQIAPHEIGRVKHLYDSLYIDKYSAFNPQFTEQFFAEALREGWLMLMAARRDGRVDGVLGFVERNGVMTTPLIGYDRSLPAEDGLYRLISLKLVEEAAARGLVLHQSSGAAAFKRHRGSLPSVEYNMVYDRHLPPARRAPWAALATLTSTLIVPLMRLYGL; encoded by the coding sequence GTGATCGCACAACCCCTGGTTGCCCGCTACGACGCGGCGACAATCGACACGCTGGAATGGCCCGATACGCCCGATGGGCGCTACGCCCGCTCGGTGCTGGCCCCCATGGTGCGCCACGGCCCCGCCCACCTGATCGCCAACGCCCAGGCCGAGGTGCAGGTGCTGCGGGTGGGCGATGCGCTGCTGCCGCTGGTGCTGGCCAATGCGGCGGCCAGCCCGCAGTCCTACGTATGCTCGCCCACTGTCCACTACATCGACTACGCCTGTCGCGAGGTGGAGCTAGAGCTGGGCGGCAGGCCGCTGGCGCGGGCGGTATTCCCTAGCCTGCTGCGGCTGCTGCGCATCCCGCTGGGCTGGGCGCAGTTCGAGCAAGTGGTCTACGTCAACAACTGGCTGCTCTCCACCAACCTCTACCCCGCGCTGCCGCTGGATGCGCTGCCAGCCGTGCGCGACGCGCTGGCGGCGGCCTTCCCCGACCGCGCGATCGTGTTTCGCTCGGTGAGCGACATGCTGGGCGAGCCGCTGCGCGGGCGGCTGGCGCGGCTGGGCTTCCGGGGCGTGTTCAGCAGGCAGGTCTACCTGCTCGACCCGCGCGACGGTGGCTACGCCCGCAAGAAGTCGTTTCAGAAAGATCGCTCGCTGGCGCGGCGCAGCCCCTACCAATGGGGCGCGGCCCAGCAGATCGCGCCGCACGAGATCGGGCGGGTCAAGCATCTGTACGATTCGCTCTATATCGACAAGTACTCGGCCTTCAACCCGCAGTTCACCGAGCAGTTCTTCGCCGAGGCGCTGCGTGAGGGCTGGCTGATGCTGATGGCGGCCCGCCGCGATGGCCGCGTGGATGGCGTGCTGGGCTTTGTGGAGCGCAACGGCGTGATGACCACGCCGCTGATCGGCTACGACCGCTCGCTGCCCGCCGAAGATGGGCTGTACCGCCTGATCTCGCTGAAGCTGGTGGAGGAGGCGGCGGCACGCGGCCTAGTGCTGCACCAGAGCTCGGGGGCGGCGGCCTTCAAGCGCCACCGGGGCAGCCTGCCCAGTGTGGAGTACAACATGGTCTACGACCGCCACCTGCCGCCCGCGCGCCGCGCGCCGTGGGCCGCGCTGGCCACGCTCACCAGCACGCTGATCGTGCCGCTGATGCGCCTGTATGGGCTGTAG
- a CDS encoding ATP-grasp domain-containing protein, whose amino-acid sequence MRVLITGSRAPVALELARAFGESGHTVYTADPLPCTVGSSSRFVAGHIATPAPRGQARAFVAALLAAVERYAIDLIIPTSEEVFALAASHVALAERARVLTMPLEMLRPLHHKYEFQQRCAALGIPTPRTRLLRSAADVAEALPDFPEYVLKPAFSRFATSIITNCGPSANDRPPASCQPTPEQPWLIQSFAHGASVCTYSVLHAGRVTAHCAYAVPYRLGLGSGVQFASVDGGPTLVLVERLGAALGYTGQISLDWICGEAGPQVLECNPRATSGLHLIDHAALVRAIADPAAPAHVVPPGRVRQLALAMLTTGAVPLRRWPELVRQLALVPDVVFRRDDWLPVLGQIASVAAFAGVALRRGVGLVAATTADIEWNGEELL is encoded by the coding sequence ATGCGCGTGCTCATCACCGGCTCGCGCGCCCCGGTCGCGCTTGAGCTGGCCCGCGCTTTTGGCGAGTCGGGCCACACCGTGTACACCGCCGACCCGCTGCCCTGCACGGTGGGCAGCAGCTCGCGCTTTGTGGCGGGCCATATCGCCACGCCAGCGCCGCGCGGGCAGGCCCGGGCGTTTGTCGCGGCCCTGCTGGCGGCGGTCGAGCGCTATGCCATCGACCTGATTATCCCGACCAGCGAGGAGGTGTTCGCGCTGGCGGCCAGCCACGTGGCGCTGGCCGAGCGGGCGCGGGTGCTGACCATGCCGCTGGAGATGCTGCGGCCCCTGCACCACAAGTACGAGTTTCAGCAGCGCTGCGCGGCGCTGGGCATCCCCACCCCGCGCACCCGCCTGCTGCGCAGCGCGGCGGATGTGGCCGAGGCGCTGCCCGATTTCCCCGAGTATGTGCTGAAGCCTGCCTTCTCGCGCTTCGCCACCAGCATCATCACCAACTGCGGCCCGAGCGCCAATGACCGCCCGCCCGCATCCTGCCAGCCCACCCCCGAGCAGCCCTGGCTCATCCAGTCCTTCGCCCACGGCGCGAGCGTGTGCACGTACAGCGTGCTGCACGCTGGCCGCGTGACGGCCCACTGCGCCTATGCGGTGCCCTATCGCCTGGGCCTCGGCTCGGGCGTGCAGTTCGCGTCGGTGGATGGCGGCCCGACGCTGGTGCTGGTCGAGCGGCTGGGCGCGGCGCTGGGCTACACCGGCCAGATCTCGCTCGACTGGATCTGCGGCGAGGCCGGGCCGCAGGTGCTGGAGTGCAACCCCCGCGCCACCAGTGGCCTGCACCTGATCGACCACGCCGCGCTGGTGCGGGCGATTGCCGACCCCGCCGCGCCCGCCCACGTGGTGCCGCCGGGGCGCGTGCGCCAGCTGGCGCTGGCCATGCTCACCACCGGCGCGGTGCCGCTGCGGCGCTGGCCCGAGCTGGTGCGCCAGCTGGCCCTGGTGCCGGATGTGGTGTTTCGGCGCGACGACTGGCTGCCGGTGCTGGGCCAGATCGCGTCGGTGGCGGCGTTTGCGGGCGTGGCGCTGCGACGCGGCGTGGGGCTGGTGGCGGCCACGACGGCGGATATTGAGTGGAATGGCGAGGAGCTGCTGTGA
- a CDS encoding helicase, producing the protein MQHILDTIQAIARQRGRSEAGPLLKIRDIEQHEGERVSHIPIDQELAQAWQALLGEPFRPHQAQAITSLRRGEPVALLASNPRVILTTYLLLYAMLGQRNAAGVLIAPSAQAAQTVHAQITQLNERLPATYRLTAHLTEPSQRPNPYASLLITTPDGWHNRLLRHHDRAWSLLWPKVQMLALLDIHRYHGVAGSHVADLMLRTQRVAAAHGSVIPHLIATGWELDEPLPALEAIYNAPWKVLSGNDLPSDATKLAVWRGSADRLREAADLATAIQKQGCRVHILCQPIEQLILTPMLGKSDEISFGPEPQTGHVVICAGYPSAQSALQQLLRSGYQLVILVLGDAPYEQMLSRHDELALNPAASTWPPSPINTYVTAQNILCAAAEIPLTEAEVHAIGIGDIVERLASSGQLIDLPDIEVAWRPGPQADDPYQEHSLISASGGATLAYPEKGAKAATPTPLDPSGLERWYPLNAALPPTRGGLRVVAHDVDQSTIGLRIDTGGRRTMPLRRCTVTPRDERDQRPLFLSNNIGIGRAVVEEEIYGMREISTQGSPAEPALRPSLSTRWIAPCCWIDLPTTPPASGQLIGWSLAAAVEYRTVCAMQDVVPCYVPEKKRLYFVESQPGGNGLASWIYANVEDLLPLAYDIALSCRHDPLLEPVARADMDWLLPLLGKRDPAAKKSGEKLILVPAPEPAPQLIPARPEPLQLLRPAPQPAPQPAKPAPQPVRPAPQPAKPAPQAAPPTPQPAKPAPQPVRQTVPAPQPAKPVSPTPQPVRQAAPPPAQPTTQSAPPPMRPAPQPVPQPTKPAPPEPATPAAQPSRPAPQPEPARKLSRKERKEQERKEHERREQERKEQERKEQERKQALEAQRAQRQAEPTRQAPPPRQPEPTRQTPPPRQPEPTRQAPPAPRQPEPQPALPDANALIERLRRQREQRESQRAQAEPPRPASSAPAVLRFSVGDVVMCLPYGQGTVRASGIDDGREILRVSFPEHGELTIDPAVSMVRTIQAADAAEDDDLL; encoded by the coding sequence GTGCAGCACATTCTTGACACCATCCAGGCAATTGCACGGCAGCGGGGGCGCAGCGAGGCTGGCCCGCTGCTGAAGATTCGCGACATCGAGCAGCACGAGGGCGAGCGGGTTAGCCACATCCCCATCGACCAGGAGCTAGCCCAGGCCTGGCAGGCCCTGCTCGGCGAGCCGTTCCGGCCCCACCAGGCCCAGGCCATCACCAGCCTGCGGCGAGGCGAGCCGGTGGCGCTGCTGGCCAGCAACCCGCGGGTCATCCTCACCACCTACCTGCTGCTCTACGCCATGCTGGGCCAGCGCAACGCCGCCGGCGTGCTGATCGCGCCCAGCGCCCAGGCCGCCCAGACGGTGCATGCCCAGATCACCCAGCTCAACGAGCGCCTGCCCGCCACCTACCGCCTGACGGCGCACCTGACCGAGCCAAGCCAGCGGCCCAACCCCTACGCCAGCCTGCTGATCACCACGCCCGACGGCTGGCACAACCGCCTGCTGCGCCACCATGACCGCGCGTGGTCGCTGCTGTGGCCCAAGGTGCAGATGCTGGCCCTGCTCGACATCCACCGCTACCACGGCGTGGCCGGGTCGCACGTGGCCGATCTGATGCTGCGCACCCAGCGCGTGGCCGCCGCCCACGGCAGCGTCATCCCCCATCTGATCGCCACCGGATGGGAGCTAGACGAGCCGCTGCCCGCGCTGGAGGCGATCTACAACGCGCCCTGGAAGGTGCTGTCGGGCAACGACCTGCCGTCCGACGCCACCAAACTGGCGGTCTGGCGCGGCAGCGCCGATCGGCTGCGCGAGGCGGCAGATCTGGCCACGGCCATCCAGAAGCAGGGCTGCCGCGTCCACATCCTCTGCCAGCCGATCGAGCAGCTGATCCTGACCCCGATGCTGGGCAAATCCGACGAGATCAGCTTCGGCCCCGAGCCGCAGACCGGCCACGTGGTGATCTGCGCGGGCTACCCCAGCGCGCAGTCGGCGCTGCAGCAGCTGCTGCGCTCGGGCTACCAGCTGGTCATCCTGGTGCTGGGCGACGCGCCCTACGAGCAGATGCTCTCGCGCCACGACGAGCTGGCGCTCAACCCCGCCGCCAGCACATGGCCGCCCTCGCCGATCAACACCTACGTGACCGCACAGAACATCCTATGCGCCGCCGCCGAGATCCCCCTGACCGAGGCCGAGGTGCACGCCATCGGGATCGGCGACATCGTCGAGCGCCTGGCCAGCAGCGGCCAGCTGATCGACCTGCCCGATATCGAGGTGGCCTGGCGGCCCGGCCCCCAGGCCGACGACCCCTACCAGGAGCACAGCCTGATCTCGGCCAGCGGCGGCGCGACCCTGGCCTACCCCGAGAAGGGCGCAAAGGCCGCCACGCCCACCCCGCTCGACCCCAGCGGGCTGGAGCGCTGGTACCCGCTCAACGCCGCGCTGCCGCCCACGCGCGGCGGCCTGCGTGTGGTGGCCCACGACGTGGACCAGTCCACCATCGGCCTGCGGATCGACACCGGCGGGCGGCGCACCATGCCGCTGCGGCGCTGCACCGTCACCCCGCGCGACGAGCGCGACCAGCGCCCGCTGTTCCTCTCCAACAACATCGGCATCGGCCGCGCGGTGGTGGAAGAGGAGATCTACGGCATGCGCGAGATCTCCACACAAGGCTCGCCCGCCGAGCCAGCGCTACGCCCGTCGCTCAGCACGCGCTGGATCGCGCCCTGCTGCTGGATCGATCTGCCCACTACACCCCCGGCCAGCGGCCAGCTGATCGGCTGGAGCCTAGCCGCCGCCGTGGAGTATCGCACGGTCTGCGCCATGCAGGATGTGGTGCCCTGCTATGTGCCCGAGAAGAAGCGGCTATACTTCGTCGAGTCGCAGCCCGGCGGCAATGGTCTGGCCAGCTGGATCTACGCCAACGTCGAGGATCTGCTGCCGCTGGCCTACGATATCGCGCTCTCGTGCCGCCACGACCCGCTGCTGGAGCCGGTGGCCCGCGCCGACATGGACTGGCTGCTGCCGCTGCTGGGCAAGCGCGACCCGGCGGCAAAGAAGAGCGGCGAGAAGCTCATCCTGGTGCCCGCGCCCGAGCCAGCGCCGCAGCTCATCCCCGCCCGCCCCGAGCCGCTGCAGCTGCTGCGCCCCGCGCCGCAGCCTGCGCCGCAGCCCGCCAAGCCCGCGCCACAGCCCGTGCGCCCCGCGCCACAGCCTGCCAAGCCCGCACCCCAGGCTGCGCCGCCCACGCCGCAGCCCGCCAAACCCGCACCCCAGCCCGTGCGCCAGACGGTGCCTGCGCCACAGCCAGCCAAGCCTGTGTCTCCCACGCCGCAGCCGGTACGCCAGGCCGCACCGCCGCCTGCGCAGCCCACAACACAGTCTGCACCGCCGCCCATGCGCCCCGCGCCGCAGCCAGTGCCGCAGCCTACCAAGCCTGCGCCGCCGGAGCCAGCCACGCCCGCTGCCCAGCCAAGCAGGCCCGCACCGCAGCCAGAGCCAGCGCGCAAGCTCAGCCGCAAGGAGCGCAAGGAACAGGAACGGAAGGAGCACGAGCGCAGAGAGCAGGAGCGCAAGGAACAAGAGCGCAAGGAGCAGGAGCGCAAGCAGGCACTTGAGGCCCAGCGCGCCCAGCGCCAGGCCGAGCCAACCAGGCAGGCGCCGCCACCACGCCAGCCCGAGCCAACTAGGCAGACGCCGCCACCACGCCAGCCCGAACCAACCAGGCAGGCCCCACCAGCGCCACGCCAGCCCGAGCCGCAGCCCGCGCTGCCCGACGCCAACGCCCTGATCGAGCGGCTGCGCCGCCAGCGCGAGCAGCGCGAGTCGCAGCGCGCCCAGGCCGAGCCGCCGCGCCCCGCCAGCAGCGCGCCCGCCGTGCTGCGCTTCAGCGTGGGCGATGTGGTGATGTGCCTGCCCTACGGCCAGGGCACCGTGCGCGCCAGCGGCATCGACGACGGGCGCGAGATCCTGCGCGTCTCCTTCCCCGAGCACGGCGAGCTGACCATCGACCCCGCCGTGAGCATGGTGCGCACCATCCAGGCCGCCGATGCGGCGGAGGATGATGACCTGCTGTAG
- a CDS encoding alpha-amylase — MLMNDEAILREFHVSRTARDRYKFDQTFYATNGEVIFANLRAARIFAQRMNQQRNLAKNPEQAVRAGQLNALGLIHEISHHIVRWYRTTKNPNLLSNLLQGLNASLGVEAVEKTLHHFADEFPPLAVYRSEQTVAQYVSGDTGGTPNKELLLEELLLLWMSNINPAFAPFKELFSDGNLAQKTAYLQIAAFFPTFFESQPRVTLDDGVGVEGIMAAASARDRGVTLLDVLLAPMRAHPDSLEAQLNFIRARWGSVIGEYLFRLLGSLDMIHEEEKPVFGGGFGPPQVLIDDFSHTGEDVENFTQDREWMPRLVMIAKNAYVWLDQLSKKYDRPIRTLADIPDEELDTYARWGITGLWLIGLWERSEASRRIKQIMGNSDAVASAYSLYDYQIAQALGGEEACQNLRHRAWQRGIRLASDMVPNHVGIDGRWVVEHPDYFVQTDYPPFPSYTFSGPNLSNDGRVGIYLEDHYYTKNDASVVFKRVDHHSGHTTYIYHGNDGTSMPWNDTAQLNYLNPAVREAVIQTILHVARQFPIIRFDAAMTLAKKHYERLWFPEPGSGGDIASRADFAITKAEFDRLMPQEFWREVVDRAAVEAPDTLLLAEAFWLMESYFVRTLGMHRVYNSAFMHLLRDEDNAKYRTLMKNTLEFDPEILKRYVNFMNNPDEKTAVEQFGKGDKYFGILTLMITLPGLPMFGHGQIEGFGEKYGMEYQRAYWEEQVDQDLVARHEREIFPLMHKRYLFADVSDFLLYDFYSTDGHVNENVYAFSNRHGDERGLVIYHNAYASARGWVRTSAAYMARQGSDRSLTQKSVGQGLGLVGSDDHFVIFRDHVVGLEYIRPSRGIVEQGLYVELEAYKCHVFLDFREVLDDQNHTYRELNSLLNGRGVPSINEAIQEIYLRPVHAPLRELLNAELFGELAALLQDEQAEEAADAEWVDQVEELEVSSASFADEVDEELEQATDLREGALLDGESEIALWPTIERRTLALGQAICRFTGAAGDPQDVADAVLATLEEIVRQREVVASAVAPADMPVLWSWLFLHALGKLDTPEADGEQSLGMFDDLMLGMVLRNLFAQLGASEQTASRQALLVKRLVAEQVWFAQVADAPALLEHLFAEPDTHQLLQINRYNGVLWFSKECLDELLGWLGLLADLGGASDAHAALDELAESADASGYQVEKLLAVASA, encoded by the coding sequence ATGTTGATGAACGACGAGGCTATACTGCGCGAGTTCCACGTCTCCCGCACCGCGCGCGACCGCTACAAATTTGACCAGACCTTCTACGCCACCAACGGCGAGGTCATTTTCGCCAACCTGCGTGCCGCACGCATCTTCGCGCAGCGCATGAACCAGCAGCGCAACCTGGCCAAGAACCCCGAGCAGGCCGTGCGCGCAGGGCAACTGAACGCCCTGGGCCTCATCCACGAGATCTCGCACCACATCGTGCGCTGGTATCGCACCACCAAAAACCCCAACCTGCTGAGCAACCTGCTGCAGGGGCTCAACGCCAGCCTGGGGGTCGAAGCGGTGGAGAAGACCTTACATCACTTTGCGGATGAGTTCCCCCCGCTGGCGGTCTACCGCAGCGAGCAGACGGTGGCCCAGTATGTGTCTGGTGATACCGGCGGCACCCCCAACAAAGAGTTGCTGCTCGAAGAGCTGCTGCTGCTGTGGATGTCGAACATCAACCCGGCCTTCGCACCCTTCAAAGAGCTGTTCTCGGATGGCAACCTGGCGCAGAAGACCGCCTACCTGCAGATCGCGGCGTTCTTCCCCACCTTCTTCGAGAGCCAGCCGCGCGTCACGCTCGACGACGGCGTGGGCGTCGAGGGCATCATGGCAGCGGCCAGCGCCCGCGACCGTGGCGTGACGCTGCTGGATGTGCTGCTGGCCCCCATGCGCGCCCACCCCGACTCGCTGGAGGCCCAACTGAACTTCATCCGCGCCCGCTGGGGCTCGGTGATCGGCGAGTACCTCTTCCGACTGCTGGGCAGCCTAGACATGATCCACGAGGAGGAGAAGCCGGTGTTCGGCGGCGGCTTCGGGCCGCCCCAGGTGCTGATCGACGACTTCTCGCACACCGGCGAGGATGTGGAGAACTTCACCCAGGACCGCGAGTGGATGCCGCGCCTGGTGATGATCGCCAAAAACGCCTACGTGTGGCTCGACCAGCTGAGCAAGAAGTACGACCGCCCCATCCGCACCCTGGCCGATATCCCCGACGAGGAGCTGGACACCTACGCGCGCTGGGGCATCACCGGCCTGTGGCTGATCGGCCTGTGGGAGCGCAGCGAGGCCTCGCGCCGCATCAAGCAGATCATGGGCAACAGCGACGCGGTGGCCTCGGCCTACTCGCTCTACGACTACCAGATCGCCCAGGCGCTAGGCGGCGAGGAGGCCTGCCAGAACCTGCGGCACCGCGCATGGCAGCGCGGCATCCGCCTGGCATCGGACATGGTGCCTAACCACGTGGGCATCGACGGGCGCTGGGTGGTGGAGCACCCCGACTACTTCGTGCAGACCGACTACCCGCCCTTTCCCTCGTACACCTTCAGCGGCCCGAACCTCTCGAACGATGGCCGCGTGGGCATCTACCTCGAAGACCACTACTACACCAAGAACGACGCCAGCGTGGTGTTCAAGCGCGTGGACCACCACTCCGGCCACACCACCTACATCTACCACGGCAACGACGGCACATCCATGCCCTGGAACGACACCGCCCAGCTCAACTACCTGAACCCGGCGGTGCGCGAGGCCGTGATCCAGACCATTCTGCACGTGGCGCGGCAGTTCCCGATCATCCGCTTCGATGCGGCCATGACCCTGGCCAAAAAGCACTACGAGCGGCTGTGGTTCCCCGAGCCGGGCAGCGGCGGCGATATCGCCTCGCGCGCCGACTTCGCCATCACCAAGGCCGAGTTCGACCGCCTGATGCCGCAGGAGTTCTGGCGCGAGGTGGTGGACCGTGCCGCCGTAGAGGCCCCCGACACCCTGCTGCTGGCCGAGGCCTTCTGGCTGATGGAGAGCTACTTCGTGCGCACGCTGGGCATGCACCGCGTCTACAACTCGGCCTTCATGCACCTGCTGCGCGACGAGGACAACGCCAAGTACCGCACGCTGATGAAGAACACGCTTGAGTTCGACCCCGAGATCCTCAAGCGCTATGTCAACTTCATGAACAACCCCGACGAGAAGACCGCCGTCGAGCAGTTTGGCAAGGGCGATAAGTACTTCGGCATCCTCACGCTGATGATCACGCTGCCGGGACTGCCGATGTTCGGCCACGGCCAGATCGAGGGCTTCGGCGAGAAGTACGGCATGGAGTACCAGCGCGCCTACTGGGAGGAGCAGGTTGACCAGGATCTGGTCGCCCGCCACGAGCGCGAGATCTTCCCGCTGATGCACAAGCGCTACCTGTTCGCCGACGTGTCCGACTTCCTGCTGTACGACTTCTACAGCACCGACGGCCACGTGAACGAGAACGTCTACGCCTTCTCCAACCGCCACGGCGACGAGCGCGGCCTAGTGATCTACCACAACGCCTACGCCAGCGCGCGCGGCTGGGTGCGCACCTCGGCGGCCTACATGGCCCGCCAGGGCAGCGACCGCAGCCTGACCCAGAAGAGCGTGGGCCAAGGGCTGGGCCTGGTGGGCAGCGACGACCACTTTGTGATCTTCCGCGACCATGTGGTGGGGCTAGAGTACATCCGCCCCAGCCGAGGCATCGTCGAGCAGGGCCTCTACGTGGAGCTAGAGGCCTACAAGTGCCACGTGTTCCTCGACTTCCGCGAGGTACTGGACGACCAGAACCACACCTACCGCGAGCTGAACAGCCTGCTGAACGGACGCGGCGTGCCCAGCATCAACGAGGCCATCCAGGAGATCTACCTGCGCCCGGTGCACGCCCCGCTGCGCGAGCTGCTGAACGCCGAGCTGTTCGGCGAGCTGGCCGCCCTGCTGCAGGATGAGCAGGCTGAGGAGGCTGCCGACGCCGAGTGGGTCGACCAGGTGGAGGAGCTTGAGGTATCGTCGGCCAGCTTCGCCGATGAGGTGGACGAGGAGCTGGAACAGGCCACCGACCTGCGCGAGGGCGCGCTGCTGGATGGCGAGAGCGAGATCGCGCTCTGGCCCACGATCGAGCGGCGCACGCTGGCGCTGGGCCAGGCGATCTGCCGCTTCACCGGCGCGGCGGGCGACCCGCAGGATGTGGCCGACGCTGTGCTCGCCACGCTGGAGGAGATCGTGCGGCAGCGCGAGGTGGTGGCCAGCGCGGTCGCCCCCGCCGACATGCCGGTGCTGTGGTCGTGGCTGTTCCTGCACGCCCTGGGCAAGCTGGACACGCCCGAGGCCGACGGCGAGCAGAGCCTGGGCATGTTCGACGACCTGATGCTGGGCATGGTGCTGCGCAACCTGTTCGCCCAGCTGGGGGCCAGCGAGCAGACCGCCTCGCGGCAGGCCCTGCTGGTCAAGCGGCTGGTCGCCGAGCAGGTCTGGTTTGCGCAGGTCGCCGACGCGCCCGCGCTGCTGGAGCACCTGTTCGCCGAGCCAGACACCCACCAGCTGCTGCAGATCAACCGCTACAACGGCGTGCTGTGGTTCAGCAAGGAGTGCCTGGACGAACTGCTGGGCTGGCTGGGGCTGCTGGCCGACCTAGGCGGGGCCAGCGATGCCCACGCCGCCCTGGATGAGCTGGCCGAGAGCGCCGACGCCAGCGGCTACCAGGTCGAGAAGCTGCTGGCGGTGGCCAGCGCCTAG